Proteins encoded in a region of the Vicia villosa cultivar HV-30 ecotype Madison, WI linkage group LG5, Vvil1.0, whole genome shotgun sequence genome:
- the LOC131606894 gene encoding serine carboxypeptidase-like, producing the protein MGFSKTSLSLFLFFILLSSSYATSRITRQQRFPTRKFSSNGLAEQLIRSLNLFPKHSANIHGEYSIDDFFPGKIVEKSFSFLASSNGTSVEDLGHHAGFYTLPHSQNATMFYFFFESRNGAKDAPVVLWLTGGPGCASELALFYENGPFKINNDLSLSWNDFGWDKGSNIIFVDQPIGTGFSYAPDSSYIPDDEYSVTEDMYDFLGAFFREHPEMVKNEFYIAGESYAGQYIPPLASRVQKGNKDINLKGFAIGNGMTKPETQYPAYTQFAVDNKLITKEDQANISNKLVPPCLEAIDTCGVDGQEACETALKQCQKIFTSILDIAGNINYYDIRKKCEGKLCYDFSNLEKFLNNTAVRKALGVGNIEFVSCSSEVHDALVQDLMFNYDQYIPPLLENGIKVLIYAGEFDFIYNWLGNSQWVHAMKWSGKEQFVASKTVPFLVDGKNAGSLNNYGLLSFLKVNGAGHMVAMDQPKAALQMLKEWLAKDHTLT; encoded by the exons ATGGGATTCTCCAAAACCTCTCTATCTCTTTTCTTGTTCTTCATTTTACTTTCTTCATCTTATGCAACTTCTCGCATCACACGTCAACAACGATttccaacaagaaaattttcatCAAATGGACTAGCTGAACAACTTATAAGAAGCTTGAACTTATTCCCAAAGCATTCAGCCAATATACATGGTGAATACTCTATCGATGATTTCTTCCCAGGAAAAATCGTAGAGAAGTCGTTTTCGTTTCTCGCTAGTTCTAATGGAACTTCAGTTGAAGATCTCGGTCACCATGCTGGATTCTATACGCTTCCTCATTCCCAAAATGCAAC gatgttctattttttctttgaatCAAGAAATGGTGCTAAGGATGCACCAGTTGTGTTATGGTTGACCGGAGGTCCAGGTTGTGCCAGTGAATTAGCTTTGTTTTATGAGAATGGTCCTTTCAAAATTAACAATGATCTGTCTCTTTCATGGAATGACTTTGGTTGGGACAAG ggatcaaatattatttttgttgatCAACCCATTGGGACAGGTTTTAGCTACGCTCCTGATTCAAGTTATATTCCTGATGATGAATATAGTGTTACCGAGGATATGTACGATTTCTTAGGG GCATTTTTCAGGGAACACCCTGAAATGGTTAAGAATGAATTTTATATTGCTGGAGAATCATATGCTGGACAGTATATTCCACCTCTTGCATCTCGAGTTCAAAAAGGAAACAAAGACATAAACTTAAAG GGTTTTGCTATTGGTAATGGAATGACCAAACCAGAAACTCAATACCCAGCATACACTCAGTTTGCAGTTGATAACAAGTTGATCACAAAGGAAGATCAAGCGAATATCAGCAACAAGTTGGTTCCACCATGTTTGGAGGCCATCGATACTTGTG GGGTTGATGGTCAAGAAGCTTGCGAAACAGCTTTAAAACAATGTCAAAAAATATTTACGAGTATATTGGACATTGCAGGCAACATTAAT TACTATGACATCAGAAAGAAATGTGAAGGAAAATTGTGTTATGATTTCTcaaatttggagaaatttctaaATAATACTGCAGTTAGGAAAGCATTAGGTGTTGGGAACATAGAGTTTGTTTCATGCAGCAGTGAAGTGCATGATGCTTTGGTTCAAGATTTGATGTTTAACTATGACCAATATATTCCACCACTTCTTGAGAATGGAATCAAAGTTCTTATATATGCTGGAGAATTCgattttatttataattggcTTG GGAATTCTCAATGGGTTCATGCCATGAAGTGGTCAGGTAAAGAACAATTTGTGGCCTCCAAAACAGTTCCTTTTTTGGTTGATGGTAAAAATGCGGGATCGTTGAATAATTATGGACTTCTCTCTTTTCTAAAG GTGAATGGTGCTGGACATATGGTTGCTATGGATCAACCAAAAGCTGCACTTCAGAT gctcaaagaatggttagcaaaggatcacactctcaca